One genomic window of Microbacterium testaceum StLB037 includes the following:
- a CDS encoding LacI family DNA-binding transcriptional regulator, whose protein sequence is MTRRATIHDVAAAAGVSVATVSKAVNGRYGVSPETVSRVLDAVKTLGYESSLVASSMRSRKTGVVGVLVAAIEPFSAEILKGVGGALSGTGYDLLAYSGSRREGEGWERRSLSRLSGTLIDAAIIVTPTVVNVTSDVPIVAIDPHTGRADLPTVESDSFTGAQQAVHYLVQLGHRRIGFIAGRPDLRSAVARASGYRAGLSAAGIPFDPALVGVGRYEQDVAREAAEAMLSLDDPPTAVFAANDLSALSIIDVAAERGLRVPDDLSVVGFDDVPEAARAQPALTTVRQPMKRLGAEAVRMVLALLAGEDLPETHLLLPTRLVARGTTAPPRVR, encoded by the coding sequence ATGACCCGACGCGCCACCATCCACGACGTCGCCGCGGCGGCCGGAGTCTCGGTGGCCACGGTGTCGAAAGCCGTCAACGGCCGGTACGGGGTTTCCCCGGAAACGGTGAGCCGGGTCCTGGATGCCGTGAAGACCCTCGGCTACGAGTCGAGCCTCGTCGCGAGCAGCATGCGCTCGCGTAAGACGGGCGTGGTCGGCGTCCTCGTCGCCGCGATCGAGCCGTTCTCGGCCGAGATCCTCAAGGGCGTCGGGGGAGCGCTGTCGGGTACCGGGTACGACCTCCTCGCCTATAGCGGCTCGCGCCGCGAGGGCGAGGGCTGGGAGCGGCGATCCCTCAGTCGCTTGAGCGGCACGCTCATCGACGCGGCGATCATCGTGACCCCGACCGTCGTGAACGTCACGAGCGACGTGCCGATCGTCGCGATCGACCCGCACACGGGCCGCGCCGACCTCCCCACGGTCGAGTCCGACAGTTTCACCGGGGCGCAGCAGGCCGTGCACTACCTCGTCCAGCTCGGGCACCGCCGCATCGGTTTCATCGCCGGGCGTCCGGATCTGCGGTCGGCGGTGGCCCGCGCGTCGGGGTATCGGGCCGGGCTCTCGGCCGCCGGCATCCCGTTCGATCCCGCCCTCGTCGGCGTCGGGCGGTACGAGCAGGACGTCGCGCGCGAAGCCGCCGAGGCCATGCTGTCGCTCGACGATCCCCCGACCGCGGTGTTCGCGGCGAACGACCTCTCGGCCCTGTCGATCATCGACGTCGCGGCCGAGCGCGGCCTGCGCGTGCCCGACGATCTGTCGGTCGTGGGGTTCGACGACGTGCCCGAGGCCGCGCGCGCCCAGCCCGCGCTGACGACCGTGCGCCAGCCGATGAAGCGCCTCGGCGCCGAGGCCGTGCGGATGGTCCTCGCCCTGCTCGCGGGGGAGGACCTCCCCGAGACGCACCTGCTGCTGCCGACGCGGCTCGTCGCCCGCGGCACCACGGCGCCGCCGCGGGTGCGCTGA
- a CDS encoding response regulator has protein sequence MTPDAEIRTVIVDDDPAVVRLHTAYLEALPGFRLVGTARTGAAGAALAAGTDVDLVLLDMNLPDFSGVEVLHRLRLVREWDVDVVVISSARDTLTIRQAAAAHVVGYLAKPFTREAFVRRLEEYRRGRADRPAEVPVSMGQGDIDRLVSPVTSPVRTVVASETLLPKGLAESTMHIIRGALHPVTPASAKDIAAASGASRATVRRYLDVLVARGEVDISHRFGARGRPEVLYRLAAR, from the coding sequence ATGACACCGGATGCCGAGATCCGCACCGTCATCGTCGACGACGACCCCGCGGTCGTGCGGTTGCACACCGCGTATCTCGAGGCGCTGCCCGGGTTCCGCCTCGTGGGAACCGCGCGGACCGGGGCCGCGGGGGCGGCGCTCGCGGCGGGGACCGACGTCGACCTCGTGCTGCTCGACATGAACCTCCCCGATTTCAGCGGCGTCGAGGTGCTCCACCGGCTGCGGCTCGTGCGGGAGTGGGACGTCGACGTCGTCGTCATCAGCTCGGCGCGCGACACCCTGACGATCCGCCAGGCCGCGGCGGCGCACGTCGTCGGGTACCTCGCGAAACCCTTCACCCGCGAGGCCTTCGTCCGCCGCCTCGAGGAGTACCGCCGAGGCCGCGCCGACCGACCCGCCGAGGTCCCGGTGAGCATGGGCCAGGGCGACATCGACCGGCTGGTCTCGCCGGTCACCTCGCCGGTGCGCACGGTCGTGGCATCCGAAACCCTCCTCCCCAAGGGGCTCGCGGAGTCGACCATGCACATCATCCGGGGCGCGTTGCACCCCGTCACCCCGGCGAGCGCGAAGGACATCGCCGCCGCCTCGGGCGCCTCGCGCGCGACGGTGCGGCGCTACCTCGACGTTCTCGTCGCCCGGGGCGAGGTCGACATCTCGCACCGCTTCGGCGCCCGCGGCCGCCCCGAGGTTCTGTACCGCCTCGCCGCGCGCTGA
- a CDS encoding carbohydrate ABC transporter permease, which translates to MTATATLVTPRGGKAPRRTPAGTNRGSSVIVGFVALLLIGMMLAPVVYIILGGFRSNAEITVDPSGFPTRWNWENYADVLTSGVFWGQVGNSAIAAVATTVFVVALGLMAAYALSRYRFRGRGAVYALFTAGLMFPMTVAITPLYILVRNLGLMNSLAGVIVPQIAFALPLTIIILSPFLAAIPNELQEASSIDGLGRLGFFWRMVLPLAVPAVVTVGILAFVNSWNSYMLPLFILNNEATYTLPLGTQAFASQYSVDTARVLAFTSLSMIPALLFFSVFERRIVGGLTGAVKG; encoded by the coding sequence GTGACCGCCACCGCCACCCTCGTCACCCCGCGCGGCGGCAAAGCCCCGCGGCGGACCCCCGCCGGGACGAACCGCGGCTCGTCCGTGATCGTCGGCTTCGTCGCCCTGCTGCTCATCGGCATGATGCTCGCGCCGGTCGTCTACATCATCCTCGGCGGCTTCCGTTCGAACGCCGAGATCACCGTCGACCCCTCGGGCTTCCCCACCCGCTGGAACTGGGAGAACTACGCCGACGTCCTCACGAGCGGCGTCTTCTGGGGCCAGGTCGGCAACTCGGCGATCGCGGCCGTAGCGACGACAGTCTTCGTCGTGGCCCTGGGCCTCATGGCCGCCTACGCCCTCTCGCGCTACCGCTTCCGCGGGCGCGGCGCGGTATACGCGCTCTTCACCGCGGGCCTGATGTTCCCAATGACCGTGGCCATCACGCCGCTGTACATCCTCGTCCGCAACCTCGGGCTCATGAACTCGCTCGCGGGCGTCATCGTTCCGCAGATCGCGTTCGCCCTGCCGCTGACGATCATCATCCTGTCGCCGTTCCTCGCGGCGATCCCCAACGAACTGCAGGAAGCCTCGTCGATCGACGGACTCGGCCGCCTCGGGTTCTTCTGGCGCATGGTGCTGCCGCTCGCCGTCCCCGCGGTCGTGACCGTCGGCATCCTGGCCTTCGTCAACAGCTGGAACTCGTACATGCTGCCGCTGTTCATCCTCAACAACGAGGCGACCTACACGCTGCCGCTCGGAACGCAGGCCTTCGCCTCGCAGTACTCCGTCGACACCGCCCGCGTGCTCGCATTCACCTCGCTGTCGATGATCCCCGCTCTGCTGTTCTTCAGCGTCTTCGAGCGGCGCATCGTCGGCGGCCTGACCGGCGCCGTGAAGGGCTGA
- a CDS encoding extracellular solute-binding protein, whose amino-acid sequence MNTRKILAGAALAVAGTLALGGCAGGGGGQNADGSVTLTLWHNSTTGDGKKYWEDTAAAFEAANPGVTIEIQAVQNEEMDGKLQTALNSGDAPDLFMARGGGKLADIVAAGQVMDLTDKISADAKTALGTSLNAFEVDGKNYGMPVAVLPSGIFTAQDLLTAAGVTEAPATISDLEAADAKIRATGVAPIAVGAKDAWPAAHWYYNFALRACSKDVLDEAAQSRSFDDPCWLQAGENLESFLKTQPFNDGFLTTAAQQGAGSSAGLLANHQAAMELMGAWNPGVIASLTPDEKPLADLGWFPFPEVPGGKGEEGAIMGGVDGYSCWVDAPAQCTDFLNFLVNKENQENYAKAFQTIPASTEATDAVTTPALQSALKAYTDAPYVSVWLDTLYGQNVGNALNVAVVDLFAGKGTPQGIVDAVNAAASR is encoded by the coding sequence ATGAACACGCGCAAAATCCTCGCCGGAGCGGCCCTCGCCGTCGCCGGCACCCTCGCGCTCGGCGGCTGCGCCGGCGGCGGCGGGGGCCAGAACGCCGACGGCTCGGTCACGCTGACGCTGTGGCACAACTCCACCACCGGGGACGGCAAGAAGTACTGGGAAGACACCGCCGCGGCCTTCGAGGCGGCCAACCCCGGCGTCACCATCGAGATCCAGGCCGTGCAGAACGAGGAGATGGACGGCAAGCTCCAGACCGCCCTCAACTCCGGCGACGCCCCCGACCTCTTCATGGCGCGCGGTGGCGGAAAGCTCGCCGACATCGTCGCGGCCGGCCAGGTCATGGACCTCACCGACAAGATCTCCGCGGATGCCAAGACCGCCCTCGGCACCTCGCTGAACGCGTTCGAGGTCGACGGCAAGAACTACGGCATGCCCGTCGCCGTGCTCCCCTCGGGCATCTTCACCGCGCAGGACCTCCTCACCGCCGCCGGCGTCACCGAGGCTCCCGCCACCATCTCCGACCTCGAGGCCGCCGACGCGAAGATCCGCGCGACCGGGGTCGCCCCGATCGCCGTCGGCGCGAAGGACGCCTGGCCCGCCGCGCACTGGTACTACAACTTCGCGCTCCGCGCGTGCTCGAAGGACGTCCTCGACGAAGCCGCCCAGAGCCGCAGCTTCGACGACCCGTGCTGGCTCCAGGCCGGCGAGAACCTCGAGTCGTTCCTGAAGACCCAGCCGTTCAACGACGGCTTCCTCACCACCGCCGCCCAGCAGGGCGCCGGTTCGTCCGCGGGCCTGCTCGCCAACCACCAGGCCGCCATGGAGCTCATGGGCGCCTGGAACCCCGGCGTGATCGCCTCGCTCACCCCCGACGAGAAGCCGCTGGCCGACCTCGGCTGGTTCCCCTTCCCCGAGGTCCCCGGCGGCAAGGGCGAAGAGGGCGCCATCATGGGCGGCGTCGACGGCTACTCGTGCTGGGTCGACGCTCCCGCGCAGTGCACCGACTTCCTGAACTTCCTCGTCAACAAGGAGAACCAGGAGAACTACGCCAAGGCGTTCCAGACCATCCCCGCCTCGACCGAAGCGACGGATGCCGTCACCACCCCCGCCCTGCAGTCGGCGCTGAAGGCGTACACCGACGCTCCCTACGTGTCGGTCTGGCTCGACACCCTCTACGGGCAGAACGTCGGCAACGCGCTGAACGTCGCGGTCGTGGACCTGTTCGCCGGCAAGGGCACCCCGCAGGGCATCGTCGACGCCGTCAACGCCGCCGCTTCGCGCTGA
- a CDS encoding carbohydrate ABC transporter permease, translating to MTTVRHPVATASDDVAGRRLAEEGAPRTPSAGRSPVRRRRENWRIRGELAILLGPALVVFVSFVILPVVLAAYYGFYKWSGFGTPVDFVGLRNYVTILTDPAFHEALGHNAFIVIGSLVVQGPLALGLSLLLNRKMRAQSLIRVLIFVPYVISEVVVGLGWGLMLQSGGALNGLLDKIGLGALRADWISDPALAIWTLLIIITWKYIGFAVILFLAGLQGIPEELSEAAAIDGASYWQIQRHIVLPLMGPTIRIWAFLSIIGSLQLFDLVWIIWGQYVASTAGTSTMATYMVANGRNAGSFGYGSAVAVVMFLISLAVALIYQRFVLRRDTAGALTGGTK from the coding sequence ATGACCACCGTGCGTCATCCGGTCGCCACCGCGTCCGACGACGTCGCCGGTCGTCGCCTGGCCGAGGAGGGTGCCCCGCGCACCCCCTCGGCCGGGCGGTCGCCCGTCCGGCGTCGTCGCGAGAACTGGCGTATCCGCGGCGAGCTCGCGATCCTCCTCGGCCCCGCCCTGGTCGTCTTCGTCTCGTTCGTCATCCTCCCGGTGGTCCTCGCCGCCTACTACGGCTTCTACAAGTGGTCGGGCTTCGGCACCCCCGTCGACTTCGTCGGGCTGCGCAACTACGTCACGATCCTCACCGACCCCGCCTTCCACGAGGCGCTCGGTCACAACGCGTTCATCGTGATCGGCTCGCTGGTCGTGCAGGGGCCGCTCGCCCTCGGCCTCTCGCTGCTGCTGAACCGCAAGATGCGGGCGCAGTCGCTCATCCGCGTCCTGATCTTCGTGCCCTACGTCATCTCCGAGGTCGTCGTCGGCCTCGGCTGGGGCCTCATGCTGCAGTCGGGCGGCGCGCTCAACGGTCTGCTCGACAAGATCGGGCTGGGGGCCCTCCGCGCCGACTGGATCTCCGACCCGGCGCTCGCGATCTGGACGCTGCTCATCATCATCACGTGGAAGTACATCGGCTTCGCCGTGATCCTCTTCCTCGCCGGCCTCCAGGGCATCCCCGAGGAGCTCAGCGAAGCCGCCGCGATCGACGGCGCCTCGTACTGGCAGATCCAGCGCCACATCGTGCTCCCGCTCATGGGACCGACGATCCGCATCTGGGCGTTCCTGTCGATCATCGGCTCGCTGCAGCTGTTCGACCTCGTCTGGATCATCTGGGGTCAGTACGTCGCCTCGACCGCGGGCACCTCCACCATGGCCACCTACATGGTCGCCAACGGCCGCAACGCCGGCAGCTTCGGCTACGGCAGCGCGGTGGCCGTGGTGATGTTCCTCATCTCGCTCGCCGTCGCCCTCATCTACCAGCGCTTCGTGCTCCGTCGCGACACGGCCGGCGCCCTCACGGGAGGCACCAAGTGA
- a CDS encoding glycoside hydrolase family 3 N-terminal domain-containing protein, translating to MTIHNTDVGAALTPGVSPRVQALVAEMTLDEKLAQLVGYWVDQGDEVVAPLSGEKVTSTAYADATVHGLGHLTRVYGTRPVDPIERAEWLWGEQRRLKTETRLGIPAIVHEECLTGFAAWKAATFPTPLAWGAAFDPDAVEAMASAIGRSMRDLGVHQGLSPVLDVVRDPRWGRVDECIAEDPYVVGTIGTAYVRGLQSAGVHATLKHFVGYSGSRAGRNHAPVSAGPRELQDVFLPPFEMAVRDGGARSVMNAYVEIDGVPIASSPEIFTDLLRRRWGFDGTVVSDYFAVEFLRSMHGIASSLGEAAQLALEAGIDVELPGPDAYPHLAERVASGALPEAVVDRAVARVLAEKEDLGLLDADFTDAPTEIDLDDAEHRALAYRLALESAVLLRNDGVLPLAAPGRIAVIGPNADSAEALMGCYSFANHVLAHHPGFEMGFEIPTVREALASRFGEVAYAFGCPVEGADIEGFAEATSVARDADVAIVVVGDRAGLFGRGTVGEGNDADSLELPGVQRKLVEAIVATGTPVVLVLLTGRPYALGWALDGETGPAAVLQAFFPGEEGGPALASLLAGDATPSGRLPVSLPRSAGAQPYSYLHPLLGGPSGVTSTDPTPVRPFGFGLSYTTFARGELRVDGVAGPGRGGAAERGAAGSGAAERGAVRSVEAGAVASGTSAGVRAGDAFTVSARVTNTGAVRGADVVQVYAHRTGASVTRPVAALVAYARVELEPGESAEVRFTVPASRLAYSDRALRRVVEPGEMELRLGPSCAEVDEAVPLRITGPTYELGVDDARVVEVEVQRG from the coding sequence ATGACCATCCACAACACCGACGTCGGTGCTGCCCTCACTCCCGGCGTGTCCCCCCGCGTGCAGGCCCTCGTGGCCGAGATGACCCTCGACGAGAAGCTCGCGCAACTCGTCGGGTACTGGGTCGACCAGGGCGACGAGGTCGTCGCTCCCCTCTCGGGAGAGAAAGTCACCTCCACCGCCTATGCGGATGCCACGGTCCACGGCCTCGGCCACCTCACGCGCGTGTACGGCACGCGCCCGGTCGACCCGATCGAGCGCGCGGAATGGCTCTGGGGCGAGCAGCGTCGGCTGAAGACCGAGACCCGTCTCGGCATCCCCGCGATCGTGCACGAGGAGTGCCTCACCGGGTTCGCGGCGTGGAAAGCCGCAACCTTCCCGACACCCCTCGCGTGGGGAGCGGCGTTCGATCCGGATGCCGTGGAGGCCATGGCATCCGCGATCGGCCGGTCGATGCGCGATCTCGGCGTGCACCAGGGACTTTCGCCGGTCCTGGATGTCGTGCGCGACCCCCGCTGGGGGCGCGTGGACGAGTGCATCGCGGAAGACCCGTACGTCGTGGGGACGATCGGCACGGCGTACGTCCGGGGCCTGCAGAGCGCGGGCGTGCACGCGACGCTCAAGCACTTCGTCGGGTACTCCGGCTCGCGCGCCGGTCGCAACCACGCCCCCGTCTCGGCCGGTCCGCGCGAGCTGCAGGACGTGTTCCTCCCGCCGTTCGAGATGGCCGTGCGCGACGGCGGCGCGCGGTCGGTGATGAACGCGTACGTCGAGATCGACGGCGTGCCGATCGCGTCCTCCCCCGAGATCTTCACCGACCTCCTGCGTCGGCGCTGGGGCTTCGACGGCACGGTGGTGTCCGACTACTTCGCCGTGGAGTTCCTCCGCTCGATGCACGGCATCGCGAGCTCTCTCGGCGAAGCCGCCCAGCTCGCTCTCGAGGCGGGGATCGACGTCGAGCTCCCCGGCCCCGACGCGTATCCGCACCTGGCGGAGCGGGTGGCATCCGGAGCCCTTCCCGAGGCCGTGGTCGACCGCGCCGTCGCCCGCGTGCTCGCCGAGAAGGAGGACCTCGGACTCCTGGATGCCGACTTCACCGACGCCCCGACCGAGATCGACCTCGACGACGCCGAACACCGGGCGCTGGCGTACCGCCTCGCTCTCGAGAGCGCGGTGCTGCTGCGCAACGACGGTGTACTTCCGCTCGCGGCACCGGGACGGATAGCGGTCATCGGCCCCAACGCCGACAGCGCGGAGGCGCTGATGGGGTGCTATTCGTTCGCGAACCACGTGCTCGCGCACCACCCGGGCTTCGAGATGGGCTTCGAGATCCCCACCGTCCGCGAGGCCCTCGCCTCTCGGTTCGGCGAGGTCGCGTACGCCTTCGGTTGCCCGGTGGAGGGCGCCGACATCGAGGGCTTCGCGGAGGCGACCTCCGTGGCTCGAGACGCCGACGTCGCGATCGTCGTCGTCGGCGACCGCGCCGGGCTCTTCGGCCGCGGAACCGTCGGCGAGGGCAACGACGCCGACTCCCTCGAACTGCCCGGCGTACAGCGGAAGCTCGTCGAGGCGATCGTCGCCACCGGCACCCCGGTCGTGCTCGTGCTGCTGACCGGACGCCCGTACGCGCTCGGCTGGGCGCTCGACGGCGAGACCGGTCCCGCGGCCGTCCTGCAGGCGTTCTTCCCCGGCGAGGAGGGCGGGCCCGCTCTGGCTTCTCTTCTGGCGGGGGATGCCACGCCCTCGGGGCGCCTCCCCGTCTCGCTCCCCCGCTCGGCCGGCGCTCAGCCGTACTCGTACCTGCATCCGCTTCTCGGCGGGCCTTCGGGGGTCACGAGCACCGACCCGACGCCCGTGCGGCCGTTCGGGTTCGGGCTGTCGTACACGACGTTCGCGCGCGGCGAGCTGCGGGTGGACGGGGTCGCGGGTCCGGGACGCGGCGGCGCCGCCGAGCGCGGGGCCGCGGGCTCCGGCGCCGCCGAGCGCGGGGCCGTGCGGTCCGTCGAGGCCGGGGCCGTGGCATCCGGAACCTCCGCCGGGGTCCGCGCGGGCGATGCGTTCACCGTGTCCGCCCGGGTGACCAACACCGGCGCCGTGCGCGGAGCCGATGTCGTGCAGGTGTACGCGCACCGCACGGGCGCGAGCGTCACGCGTCCCGTCGCCGCGCTCGTGGCGTACGCGCGGGTCGAACTCGAGCCCGGCGAGAGCGCCGAGGTCCGGTTCACGGTGCCTGCGTCACGCCTCGCGTACAGTGACCGGGCGCTCCGCCGTGTGGTCGAGCCGGGTGAGATGGAACTGCGACTGGGGCCGTCCTGCGCCGAGGTCGACGAGGCCGTACCGCTGCGGATCACCGGCCCGACGTACGAGCTCGGTGTCGACGACGCCCGCGTGGTCGAGGTGGAGGTGCAGCGGGGCTGA